CATGCCGATGGTCATGATGCGGCGGCTGACCCTGACCGGATCGACCCTGCGCCCGCGATCGGATGCGTTCAAGGCCGCACTGGCAGACGAGATCGCGGCCAATGCCTGGCCGCTGTTCACCGACGGAGAGCTCGCGCCGATCATGGACCGGACCTTCCCTCTTGATCAGGCCGCCGCCGCCCACGCGCGGATGGAAGCGGGCGAACATATTGGCAAGATCGTGCTGGAGGTGTTCGGTGGCTGACGAACTGACCCTTCACGAGGACCCGCGCAGCGGCAATTGCTACAAGATCAAGCTGACCGCGGCGCTGCTCGGCCTGCCGCTGGCAACCCGGCAGTACGACATCATGCAGGGCGAAACGCGCACGCCCGAATTCCTCGCCCGCGTAAACCCCAACGGCCGCATCCCGGTGTTGCAGATCGGCGAGGGAGAACAAGCGCGGTTTCTCCCCGAAAGCAACGCCGCGTGCTGGTATCTCGGGGCGGGGACCGATCTGGTGCCGCAGGATCGCTTTGGTCAGGCCGACATGTTGCGCTGGATGTTCTTCGAACAGTACAGTCACGAACCCAATGTCGCGACGCTGCGCTTCTGGCTGCGGTTCGTGGGGGAGGCCAACCTTTCGAACGAGCAGCGCGCGCAGATCATGGCCAAACGGGTGGCGGGCTGCGCTGCGCTCGAGCTGATGGACGGGCACCTGGCGGGCCGCGAATTCCTCTGCGGCGAGCGGGTGACGCTCGCCGACATCGCGCTGTTTCCCTACACCCATGTCGCCGAGGAAGGCGGTTTCGGGCTCGACGATTACGCGAACATCCGGGGCTGGATCGCGCGGATCGGGAAGCTGCCCGGGTTTACCCCGATGGAATGACGGGCGCGCGCGGACGGCTTTCGCTTGC
The Erythrobacter sp. JK5 DNA segment above includes these coding regions:
- a CDS encoding glutathione S-transferase family protein, whose translation is MADELTLHEDPRSGNCYKIKLTAALLGLPLATRQYDIMQGETRTPEFLARVNPNGRIPVLQIGEGEQARFLPESNAACWYLGAGTDLVPQDRFGQADMLRWMFFEQYSHEPNVATLRFWLRFVGEANLSNEQRAQIMAKRVAGCAALELMDGHLAGREFLCGERVTLADIALFPYTHVAEEGGFGLDDYANIRGWIARIGKLPGFTPME